The proteins below come from a single Vicinamibacteria bacterium genomic window:
- a CDS encoding solute:sodium symporter family transporter codes for MSLSLVDLITFGGFLAVVVGVSAYAGRREKTTEDYFLAGRSLGWWLIGMSLIASNISTEHFVGMAGSAFGRVGLAIASYEWMAAVTLVVVAWWLLPTFLRAGIYTMPEFLEHRYDARARAVMAFFIMVAYVVVALATVLYSGAIALGAIFDLPALFAERFGLEAAPAESWSLVASIWLIGVVAGAYTIYGGLKAVVWSDLIQGSALVLGGALVLVLGFLAIGDGDWNRGVKSFFAANQEKLHTVLPWNDPDMPWLAVFVGGLWIPNLFYWGLNQFITQRTLGARSLAEGQRGIFFAALLKLLIPFIIVFPGLMAHQLYGPEIERADGAYPFLVSRILPAHLRGIMLAALTGAVMSSFNSMLNSASTIFTMDLYARHRGRRARPAELVRVGRWATAVFGVIACLWAPMISGFEGVFTYIQMVWGFITPGIVAAFLFGLVVRKAPPSAAIGAMLLGIPVYAALLWRLPQVAFLHHMAFTFLLQVGFMALISWKWPLSLPVVLPEPRRIDTTPMAGGRLCGWAIICATAALYWFFW; via the coding sequence GTGAGCCTGAGCCTCGTCGACCTCATCACCTTCGGCGGGTTTCTCGCCGTCGTCGTCGGAGTCTCTGCCTATGCCGGACGCCGGGAGAAGACGACGGAGGATTACTTTCTCGCGGGTCGCAGCCTCGGGTGGTGGCTCATTGGCATGTCGCTGATCGCGTCGAACATCTCGACCGAGCATTTCGTGGGCATGGCAGGCTCCGCGTTCGGTCGCGTCGGGCTCGCGATCGCGAGCTACGAATGGATGGCCGCCGTCACCCTGGTGGTTGTTGCCTGGTGGCTTCTACCGACCTTTCTCCGGGCGGGCATCTACACCATGCCGGAGTTCCTCGAGCATCGTTACGACGCCCGCGCGAGAGCGGTCATGGCGTTCTTCATAATGGTTGCCTACGTGGTGGTTGCGCTCGCCACCGTCCTGTACTCGGGGGCCATCGCCCTCGGCGCCATCTTCGATCTTCCCGCTCTCTTCGCCGAGAGGTTCGGTCTCGAGGCCGCCCCGGCGGAGTCCTGGTCGCTCGTGGCCTCGATCTGGCTGATCGGCGTCGTGGCCGGCGCTTATACGATCTACGGAGGCCTCAAGGCCGTGGTCTGGTCCGATCTGATCCAGGGCTCGGCGCTCGTTCTCGGGGGAGCCTTGGTGCTCGTCCTGGGTTTCCTGGCAATCGGCGACGGGGACTGGAACCGGGGAGTAAAAAGCTTCTTCGCCGCGAACCAGGAGAAGCTCCACACGGTCCTTCCCTGGAACGACCCCGACATGCCCTGGCTCGCCGTTTTCGTCGGCGGATTGTGGATTCCGAACCTCTTCTATTGGGGCTTGAACCAGTTCATTACCCAGAGGACGCTGGGTGCGCGAAGCCTCGCCGAGGGCCAGCGAGGCATCTTTTTCGCGGCGCTCTTGAAGCTCCTGATCCCTTTTATCATCGTCTTTCCCGGGTTGATGGCTCATCAGCTCTATGGACCGGAGATCGAAAGGGCAGATGGCGCCTACCCCTTCCTGGTGAGTCGCATCCTTCCCGCCCACTTGCGGGGCATCATGCTCGCTGCTCTCACCGGAGCGGTGATGAGCTCGTTCAACTCCATGCTCAATTCGGCATCGACCATCTTCACCATGGATCTGTACGCACGACATCGCGGTCGCCGGGCGAGACCTGCCGAGCTCGTTCGGGTCGGTCGATGGGCCACGGCGGTATTCGGGGTGATCGCTTGTCTCTGGGCCCCGATGATTTCGGGCTTCGAAGGCGTTTTCACTTACATTCAGATGGTTTGGGGTTTCATTACTCCGGGAATCGTCGCCGCTTTCCTCTTCGGCCTCGTGGTCAGGAAAGCTCCCCCGAGCGCAGCGATCGGAGCCATGCTTCTCGGTATCCCCGTATACGCCGCGCTGCTCTGGCGCTTGCCGCAGGTGGCGTTCCTGCATCACATGGCGTTCACGTTTCTTTTACAGGTCGGTTTCATGGCTCTCATCAGCTGGAAATGGCCTCTGAGCCTGCCTGTGGTGCTGCCAGAGCCCCGCCGCATCGATACCACCCCCATGGCGGGTGGCCGGCTCTGCGGATGGGCGATCATCTGCGCAACGGCGGCTCTTTATTGGTTTTTCTGGTGA